In the Tautonia plasticadhaerens genome, one interval contains:
- a CDS encoding sulfate ABC transporter substrate-binding protein, which translates to MPLNAIKRFGTAALALTSLVAQGCGTAEDPSTDTLKLGAYSVVREVFHEGILPAFSAEWKEKTGRNVRFEESYNASGAQARAIAAGFDADVAVLSHIGDIDLLVEAGRVRPDWDEGPDGGIITNSLVVIGVRPGNPKDIRDWADLARPGIGVLYPDPKTSGGARWNINAIYGSALLASREANGGQADEDAIRDLLAKVQANVVNMDPSGRQSMANFERGTGDAVVTYENELLLRKREGLEIPYVVPPATLRIEGPAVIVDRSVDQHGNRELAEAFLAFLRSGRGQAILADYGFRPASEGVSATVGETLPPGLFSMAGLGGWETVEEEVYGPKGLWTSIFTAQAGRR; encoded by the coding sequence ATGCCGCTTAATGCGATCAAACGATTCGGGACCGCGGCCCTCGCCCTGACTTCCCTGGTTGCCCAGGGATGCGGCACGGCCGAGGACCCGAGCACCGACACCCTGAAGCTCGGCGCCTACTCGGTCGTCCGCGAGGTCTTCCACGAGGGGATCCTCCCCGCCTTCTCCGCCGAGTGGAAGGAGAAGACTGGCCGCAACGTCCGGTTCGAGGAGTCGTACAACGCCTCCGGTGCCCAGGCCCGCGCGATCGCAGCCGGGTTCGACGCCGACGTGGCCGTGCTCTCCCACATCGGGGACATCGACCTCCTCGTGGAAGCCGGCCGCGTCCGTCCCGACTGGGACGAGGGCCCCGACGGCGGCATCATCACCAACAGCCTGGTCGTCATCGGCGTCCGCCCCGGCAACCCGAAGGACATCCGGGACTGGGCCGACCTCGCTCGCCCCGGGATCGGCGTGCTTTACCCTGATCCGAAGACCTCCGGCGGCGCCCGCTGGAACATCAACGCCATCTACGGCTCGGCACTGCTCGCCTCCCGCGAAGCCAACGGCGGCCAGGCTGACGAGGACGCCATCCGCGACCTGCTGGCGAAGGTCCAGGCCAACGTGGTCAACATGGACCCGTCCGGTCGCCAGAGCATGGCCAACTTCGAGCGCGGCACCGGCGACGCGGTCGTCACCTACGAGAATGAACTGCTCCTGAGGAAACGCGAGGGGCTCGAGATCCCTTACGTCGTTCCCCCGGCGACACTGCGGATCGAGGGGCCCGCCGTGATCGTCGATCGGTCGGTCGATCAGCACGGCAACCGCGAGCTGGCCGAGGCGTTCCTCGCGTTCCTCCGGTCGGGACGAGGCCAGGCCATCCTGGCCGACTACGGCTTCCGCCCGGCGTCCGAAGGCGTCTCGGCGACCGTCGGCGAGACGCTGCCTCCGGGGCTTTTCTCCATGGCCGGCCTCGGCGGATGGGAGACGGTCGAGGAGGAGGTCTACGGGCCGAAGGGGCTCTGGACGTCGATCTTCACGGCCCAGGCCGGGAGGCGTTGA
- a CDS encoding DUF1559 domain-containing protein produces MRQNSPKSSGFTLIELLVVIAIIGILIALLLPAVQSAREAARRAQCVNNLKQLGIAAHNFHDVNGQLPSSVRPPGLTPKPRIAGMTLLLQFMEQRPVYDSMNFDYSWGARENSTTVLTRINTFLCPTSPDPDRLDGIPEITPFVANICTPTDYSPTIGVDPRLVSAGLVGIDGKGIMVKNEKPRFADVKDGLSNTIMIAESAGRPYLYRKGGNQISADLVAHRVNAGGWSRPASDFSVDGSSAGGTPLPGPCPLNCTNGEDVGGDQFPHPYYGTDGTSEAFAFHPRGANFLLGDGSVRFIKETVGIRTFAALVTRHGGEVLSADQY; encoded by the coding sequence ATGCGACAGAATTCGCCCAAGAGTTCCGGGTTCACCCTGATCGAGCTGCTGGTGGTCATTGCGATCATCGGCATCCTGATCGCCCTCCTGCTCCCGGCCGTGCAGAGTGCCCGCGAGGCCGCCCGCCGCGCCCAGTGCGTCAACAACCTGAAGCAGCTTGGCATCGCCGCGCACAACTTCCACGACGTCAACGGCCAGCTCCCCTCCAGTGTCCGGCCGCCGGGCCTGACGCCCAAGCCCCGCATCGCCGGCATGACCCTGCTGCTGCAATTCATGGAGCAGCGCCCGGTCTACGACAGCATGAATTTCGACTACTCCTGGGGGGCCCGCGAGAACTCCACGACGGTCCTGACCCGGATCAACACCTTCCTCTGCCCGACCTCGCCGGACCCGGACCGGCTCGACGGCATCCCCGAGATCACCCCGTTCGTCGCCAACATCTGCACGCCCACCGACTACTCGCCGACCATCGGCGTCGATCCTCGGCTGGTGAGCGCCGGGCTCGTCGGCATCGATGGCAAGGGGATCATGGTCAAGAACGAGAAGCCCCGCTTCGCCGACGTGAAGGATGGACTCTCCAACACGATCATGATCGCCGAGTCGGCCGGGCGGCCCTACCTCTACCGCAAGGGGGGCAACCAGATCTCCGCCGACCTGGTGGCGCACCGGGTCAATGCGGGGGGCTGGTCGCGGCCGGCCAGCGACTTCAGCGTCGACGGCTCCTCGGCCGGCGGCACGCCGCTTCCCGGGCCCTGCCCGCTGAATTGCACCAACGGCGAGGACGTCGGCGGCGACCAGTTCCCCCACCCGTACTACGGCACCGATGGCACCTCCGAGGCCTTCGCCTTCCACCCCCGCGGGGCGAACTTCCTGCTCGGCGACGGCTCGGTCCGGTTCATCAAGGAGACGGTCGGCATCCGGACCTTCGCCGCCCTGGTGACCCGCCACGGCGGCGAGGTGCTCTCGGCGGACCAGTACTGA
- a CDS encoding DUF1501 domain-containing protein, which produces MMMTSHDHPIARASRRQLLKSAGVGFGYLALAGMLAQERARAASSVRPDDPLAPKTPHFPPKAKRIIFLFMQGAISQVDTFEYKPQLQEEDGRPGPGGGTLTGSKFKFRRYGESGSWFSELLPHMAGHADDLCWIRGLHTDTPAHPQAVVQLHTGSANAALTRPSMGSWLLYGLGSENQDLPGYVTINPPPNLGGAVNYGSAFLPAHFQGTRINDQGHLPNLQPRIAAEQQRRQLALIQELNRDLAAEPGAPDEVDGIIQSYELAFRMQGEVPELLDLSDEPQHVLDAYGVVPGPAGAFARQCLMARRLSEAGVRFVEVCQPGWDHHNNLHKGLIDRCSSVDRPTAALLADLKQRGLLDETLVLFGSEFGRLPTAQGEDGRDHNITGYPKWLAGAGVKPGFSYGGTDEYGIRAEEGRMHTNDLHATLLALMGVDHQLLTYPYAGRDFRLTDVAGRVVEEIFA; this is translated from the coding sequence ATGATGATGACTTCTCACGACCATCCGATCGCTCGCGCCTCGCGCCGACAGTTGCTCAAGTCGGCGGGGGTCGGATTCGGCTACCTCGCCCTGGCCGGGATGCTCGCGCAGGAACGCGCACGGGCCGCAAGCTCGGTTCGACCCGATGATCCCCTCGCCCCGAAAACGCCCCACTTCCCGCCGAAGGCCAAGCGGATCATCTTCCTGTTCATGCAGGGGGCGATCTCGCAGGTCGACACCTTCGAATACAAGCCCCAGCTCCAGGAGGAGGACGGCCGGCCCGGCCCGGGCGGCGGGACGCTGACCGGCTCGAAATTCAAGTTCCGGCGATACGGCGAGTCGGGGTCCTGGTTCTCCGAACTGCTCCCGCACATGGCCGGCCACGCCGACGACCTCTGCTGGATCCGGGGGCTCCACACCGACACGCCGGCCCATCCCCAGGCCGTCGTGCAGCTCCACACCGGCAGCGCCAACGCCGCGTTGACCCGGCCGAGCATGGGGTCGTGGCTCCTCTACGGCCTCGGCAGCGAGAACCAGGATCTGCCCGGCTACGTGACGATCAATCCGCCGCCGAACCTCGGCGGGGCGGTCAACTACGGCAGCGCCTTCCTCCCGGCCCACTTCCAGGGGACGCGGATCAACGATCAGGGCCATCTGCCGAACCTCCAGCCCCGGATTGCCGCCGAGCAGCAGCGGCGGCAGCTCGCGCTGATCCAGGAGCTGAACCGCGACCTCGCCGCGGAGCCCGGAGCGCCTGACGAGGTCGACGGGATCATCCAGTCCTACGAGCTCGCCTTCCGGATGCAGGGGGAGGTCCCCGAGCTGCTCGACCTCTCCGACGAGCCGCAGCACGTCCTCGACGCCTACGGCGTCGTCCCCGGGCCGGCCGGCGCCTTCGCCCGGCAGTGCCTCATGGCTCGGCGACTCTCGGAGGCCGGCGTGCGGTTCGTCGAGGTCTGCCAGCCGGGATGGGACCACCACAACAACCTGCACAAGGGGCTGATCGACCGCTGCTCGTCGGTCGACCGGCCGACCGCCGCGCTGCTGGCCGACCTTAAGCAACGCGGCCTGCTCGACGAGACGCTCGTGCTCTTCGGCAGCGAATTCGGCCGGCTGCCGACCGCCCAGGGGGAGGACGGTCGCGACCACAACATCACCGGCTACCCGAAGTGGCTCGCCGGCGCCGGAGTCAAGCCCGGCTTCTCCTACGGCGGGACCGACGAGTACGGCATTCGCGCCGAAGAGGGCCGGATGCACACCAACGACCTCCACGCCACCTTACTGGCCCTGATGGGAGTCGATCACCAGCTGCTGACCTACCCCTACGCCGGTCGCGATTTCCGCCTGACCGATGTCGCCGGCCGGGTGGTCGAGGAAATCTTCGCATGA
- a CDS encoding DUF1549 domain-containing protein — protein sequence MISISRSVAIATALLAANPIFGGSATANESPDPASLEFFEARIRPILVENCYTCHSAETKPAGGLRVDDHQGLLDGGNSGPAIVPGDPGASLLIQRVTNSNSNRVMPKEGEPLTDQQVADLTLWIEQGALWPALKVPESLGKDRGWYEALRQEHWAWQPLTDPEVPPVSDDSWANDDIDRFLLAALDEAGLAPVGDADRATLLRRVTFDLTGLPPRPEELDAFLEDSSPDAFERVVDRLLDSPQFGERWGRHWLDVARYAESTGPSRNIPYPHAWRYRDYVIDAVNADVPFDRFVTEQIAGDLLPADSDEERDRLKIATGFLALGVKDVNQRFKVRFEMDNVDDQIDAATRSVLGLTVSCSRCHDHKFDPIPTADYYALAGIFTSTVNAAGLRNQMGGGGLAYYVPSLLIPLSGTPPPPPEEELKELEAKVAEAKAAWDAIRGTREGLARGPDGRPVQRGYRDRFEKLNAELLGLTDPAAQGFAVHGVRDAEQVGDTPIRIRGEAEKRGPTVPRGFLTAFEVPGAPAINPAQSGRRELAAWLTSEHNPLTPRVIVNRAWHHLHGRGIVSTVDNFGVTGDEPSHPELLDHLASRFVRDGWSIKRLVRAIALSRSYQLASEATPEHLDADPANTLVWRHAPRRLDAEQIRDAMLAAWGSLSLDRPEGSAARHLKMIEMRDNGPEAKEIHEFADASRSRSVYLPSLRGVTPKALEPFDPVEQTLVTGRREQTTVPAQALFLLNSTVVRREALAVAERLLGRDGDDDDRVRELYRLTLGRSPSDGEVWRALGFLAEYERSDSATDDVELVRVADEPEPAIGATVEVVDPDQVDQSAVAIAEVDVRPHDTRSAAWMALAQAIFASAEFRYIR from the coding sequence ATGATTTCGATTTCCCGATCCGTCGCCATCGCGACCGCCTTGCTTGCCGCCAATCCGATCTTCGGAGGCTCGGCGACCGCCAATGAGTCTCCCGACCCGGCCTCCCTTGAGTTCTTCGAAGCCAGGATCCGGCCGATCCTCGTCGAGAACTGCTACACCTGCCACTCGGCCGAGACGAAGCCGGCCGGAGGGCTGCGGGTCGATGATCACCAAGGGCTGCTCGACGGCGGCAATTCGGGCCCGGCGATCGTCCCTGGCGATCCGGGGGCGAGCCTGTTGATTCAGCGTGTCACCAACTCGAACTCGAACCGGGTGATGCCGAAGGAGGGGGAGCCGCTGACCGATCAGCAGGTGGCCGACCTGACCCTCTGGATCGAGCAGGGGGCACTCTGGCCGGCCTTGAAGGTGCCGGAGTCCCTCGGGAAAGACCGGGGCTGGTATGAGGCGCTCCGCCAGGAGCACTGGGCCTGGCAGCCCTTGACCGATCCCGAGGTGCCACCGGTCTCCGACGATTCCTGGGCGAATGACGACATCGACCGCTTCCTGCTCGCCGCCCTCGACGAGGCCGGCCTGGCCCCGGTGGGGGATGCCGATCGGGCAACGCTGCTCCGCCGTGTGACCTTCGACCTGACCGGCTTGCCCCCCCGTCCCGAGGAACTTGACGCATTTCTCGAAGATTCCTCCCCGGACGCCTTCGAGCGGGTCGTCGATCGGCTGCTCGACTCCCCTCAGTTCGGCGAGCGTTGGGGGCGGCACTGGCTCGACGTGGCCCGCTACGCCGAATCGACCGGTCCCTCGCGGAACATCCCCTACCCGCATGCCTGGCGGTATCGCGACTACGTCATCGACGCGGTCAACGCCGATGTCCCCTTCGATCGGTTCGTCACCGAGCAGATTGCCGGCGACCTGCTCCCGGCCGATTCGGACGAGGAGCGCGACCGCCTGAAGATCGCCACCGGATTCCTCGCCCTGGGGGTCAAGGACGTCAACCAGCGGTTCAAGGTCCGCTTCGAGATGGACAACGTCGACGACCAGATCGACGCGGCCACCCGTTCTGTCCTCGGGCTGACGGTCAGTTGCTCCCGCTGCCACGACCACAAGTTCGACCCGATCCCGACGGCCGACTACTACGCCTTGGCCGGCATCTTCACCAGCACGGTCAACGCCGCCGGGCTGAGGAACCAGATGGGAGGCGGCGGCCTCGCCTATTATGTTCCCTCGTTGCTGATCCCGCTCTCGGGCACCCCGCCTCCGCCGCCCGAAGAGGAACTCAAGGAACTGGAGGCCAAGGTGGCCGAGGCCAAGGCTGCCTGGGATGCCATCCGGGGCACCCGCGAAGGGCTGGCGCGGGGACCCGACGGGCGTCCGGTCCAGCGTGGCTATCGCGATCGGTTCGAGAAACTCAACGCCGAGCTGCTCGGGCTGACCGACCCGGCGGCCCAGGGGTTCGCCGTCCACGGCGTCCGCGACGCGGAGCAGGTTGGAGATACCCCGATCCGGATCCGGGGCGAGGCCGAGAAGCGCGGCCCGACCGTCCCCCGCGGCTTCCTGACCGCCTTCGAGGTGCCCGGCGCCCCGGCGATCAATCCCGCACAGAGCGGGCGGCGAGAACTGGCGGCGTGGTTGACCAGCGAGCACAACCCGCTCACCCCTCGCGTGATCGTCAACCGGGCCTGGCACCACCTCCACGGCCGGGGCATCGTCTCGACGGTCGACAACTTCGGCGTCACCGGCGACGAGCCATCGCACCCCGAGCTGCTCGACCACCTGGCCTCCCGATTCGTCCGGGACGGCTGGTCGATCAAGCGTCTCGTCCGCGCGATCGCCCTGAGCCGGTCCTATCAACTCGCCTCCGAGGCGACCCCCGAGCACCTCGACGCGGACCCGGCCAACACGCTCGTCTGGCGGCACGCCCCCCGTCGGCTCGACGCCGAGCAGATCCGAGACGCCATGCTCGCGGCCTGGGGCTCCCTCTCGCTCGACCGGCCCGAGGGCTCGGCCGCCCGGCACTTGAAGATGATCGAGATGCGTGATAACGGCCCCGAGGCGAAGGAGATCCACGAGTTCGCCGACGCGAGCCGGTCGCGGAGCGTCTATCTGCCGTCGCTCCGAGGGGTCACGCCGAAGGCGCTCGAACCCTTCGACCCGGTCGAGCAGACCCTCGTGACCGGCCGTCGCGAGCAGACGACCGTCCCCGCCCAGGCACTGTTCCTGCTCAATTCAACGGTCGTCCGCCGGGAGGCATTGGCCGTGGCCGAGCGGCTCCTCGGACGGGATGGTGACGACGACGACCGCGTCCGGGAACTCTACCGACTCACCCTGGGGCGGTCGCCGAGCGACGGCGAGGTCTGGCGGGCGCTCGGCTTCCTGGCGGAGTACGAGCGGTCGGATTCCGCGACCGATGACGTCGAGCTCGTCCGTGTCGCCGACGAGCCCGAACCGGCGATCGGCGCGACCGTCGAGGTCGTCGACCCCGACCAGGTGGACCAGTCGGCCGTGGCGATCGCCGAGGTCGATGTCCGGCCCCACGACACGCGATCGGCCGCCTGGATGGCCCTGGCCCAAGCGATCTTCGCCTCCGCCGAGTTCCGCTACATCCGCTGA
- a CDS encoding sulfatase — MSGSGSRRIFAWLSLAAALLAVAVPATAAEGPRRPNVLFIAVDDLNDWTGFLGGHPQARTPNLDRLAARGVHFTRAYCPAPACNPSRTSLMTGFLPSTTGVYHNNQPWRPVLPDAVTLPQHFTAAGYDVAGGGKIFHNSFNDRASWPEWFGLSGRDHPKPDQVPANDIPRTAHFDWGPVDVPDEAMGDHKTVSWAIDWLDADRDRPFFLAVGLIRPHLPWYAPRPYFDHYPIGEIALPEALADDLDDVPPAGIAMAKPEGDHRKVVEAGQWEEAVQGYLASIEFADAQIGRLLDALDASGHRDDTIIVFWGDHGWHLGEKEHWRKFALWEEATRVPLIVVAPGVTGPNGRSERTVSLLDLYPTLIDLCDLPLRPGLEGEGLTPLLRDPAASWDRPVVTTHGRGNHAVRSERWRYIRYADGSEELYDHEADPREWTNLADDPRWQAVTAELAESLPKTDAPDAPRAN, encoded by the coding sequence ATGAGCGGATCAGGATCCCGACGCATCTTCGCCTGGCTCTCCCTCGCGGCCGCCCTGCTCGCCGTAGCTGTCCCCGCGACGGCCGCCGAGGGGCCGAGGCGGCCGAACGTGCTGTTCATCGCGGTCGATGACCTGAACGACTGGACGGGATTCCTCGGCGGCCACCCCCAGGCCCGGACGCCCAACCTGGACCGCCTCGCGGCCCGGGGCGTCCACTTCACGAGGGCCTACTGCCCCGCCCCCGCGTGCAACCCGTCGCGGACCAGCCTGATGACGGGCTTCCTGCCGTCGACGACCGGGGTCTACCACAACAACCAGCCCTGGCGCCCGGTCTTGCCCGACGCGGTGACCTTGCCCCAGCACTTCACGGCCGCCGGCTACGACGTCGCCGGCGGGGGGAAGATCTTCCACAACAGCTTCAACGACCGCGCCTCGTGGCCCGAGTGGTTCGGACTCTCGGGCCGGGATCACCCGAAGCCCGACCAGGTCCCGGCGAACGACATCCCCCGGACGGCCCACTTCGACTGGGGGCCGGTCGACGTGCCCGACGAGGCGATGGGCGACCACAAGACCGTCTCCTGGGCGATCGACTGGCTCGATGCCGACCGGGATCGGCCGTTCTTCCTGGCCGTCGGCCTTATCCGTCCGCACCTCCCTTGGTACGCCCCCCGTCCTTACTTCGACCACTACCCGATCGGCGAGATCGCCCTCCCCGAGGCCCTCGCGGACGACCTCGACGACGTCCCTCCGGCCGGGATCGCCATGGCCAAGCCCGAGGGCGACCACCGCAAGGTCGTCGAGGCCGGCCAGTGGGAGGAGGCGGTCCAGGGTTATCTCGCCAGCATCGAATTCGCCGACGCCCAGATCGGCCGACTCCTCGACGCCCTCGACGCCAGCGGCCATCGCGACGACACGATCATCGTCTTCTGGGGTGATCATGGTTGGCATCTCGGCGAGAAGGAGCACTGGCGGAAGTTCGCGCTCTGGGAGGAAGCGACCCGGGTCCCCCTGATCGTCGTCGCCCCCGGCGTGACCGGGCCGAACGGCCGGAGCGAGCGGACCGTCTCGCTGCTCGACCTGTACCCGACCTTGATCGACCTCTGCGATCTCCCGCTCCGCCCCGGGCTGGAGGGAGAAGGCCTCACCCCCCTGCTCCGGGATCCTGCCGCCTCCTGGGACCGGCCCGTCGTGACCACGCACGGCCGGGGCAACCACGCCGTCCGGTCCGAGCGCTGGCGGTACATCCGCTACGCCGACGGCTCCGAGGAGCTTTACGACCACGAGGCCGACCCCCGCGAGTGGACGAACCTCGCCGACGACCCCCGGTGGCAGGCCGTCACAGCTGAGCTTGCCGAGTCTCTGCCGAAGACCGACGCGCCAGACGCCCCCCGGGCCAATTGA
- a CDS encoding carboxypeptidase regulatory-like domain-containing protein: protein MTRVVVAAVMMGLVGCGSARDDGRVAVTGQVLLDGSPLDEAYVTLIPEASGPAVTGPVEDGEFRIPRSEGPAPGPYRVEIDAVRPTGRIIEHPDLLGETAEETANIVPPQFNRHSTLRVEVVADGDNRFEFAVTTR, encoded by the coding sequence GTGACGCGGGTCGTCGTGGCTGCGGTGATGATGGGCCTCGTGGGGTGCGGCTCGGCCCGGGATGACGGCCGGGTCGCGGTGACGGGGCAGGTCCTGCTCGACGGCAGCCCGCTCGACGAGGCCTACGTCACCCTGATCCCCGAGGCGAGCGGCCCGGCCGTGACCGGTCCGGTCGAGGACGGCGAGTTCCGCATCCCCCGATCCGAGGGCCCCGCCCCCGGCCCCTACCGGGTTGAGATCGACGCGGTCCGCCCGACCGGGCGGATCATCGAACACCCGGATCTCCTCGGCGAGACGGCGGAGGAGACCGCGAACATCGTCCCCCCTCAATTCAATCGGCACAGCACGCTCCGCGTCGAGGTGGTCGCCGACGGCGACAATCGCTTCGAGTTCGCCGTGACCACGAGGTAA
- a CDS encoding DUF1559 family PulG-like putative transporter, with product MRDRRGFTLIELLVVIAIIGVLIALLLPAVQSAREAARRAQCTNNLKQIGLALHNYHDVWGRFPMGSVRVDTPNGPYRRPFLASMLPFLEQRNLFDSYNYDLSFQRPEQITTRAAIVNVFTCPSDEQQTFVNNGGNVTDVKGSYGVNWGQNTYGDQGLPAPFAINYGATFADIRDGTTNTFLMSELIQTPHPLGQPVDVIDRRGRIWSEQPSSHQISTRIGPNSLAGDYGACWDRPDLKAPCIRNLGQGQTHYLGSRSFHPGGVNTLFGDGSVRFIKDSIDLLVWRALSSRAGGEVISGDQF from the coding sequence ATGAGAGATCGGCGCGGTTTCACGTTGATCGAATTGCTGGTCGTGATCGCCATCATCGGTGTGCTGATCGCGCTGCTCTTGCCCGCGGTGCAGTCGGCCCGCGAGGCGGCCAGGCGGGCGCAGTGCACGAATAACCTGAAGCAGATCGGCCTGGCCCTGCACAACTACCACGACGTCTGGGGCCGCTTCCCGATGGGATCGGTCCGGGTCGATACGCCGAACGGGCCCTATCGAAGACCTTTTCTGGCCTCAATGCTCCCATTCCTGGAGCAGCGGAATCTGTTCGACAGCTACAACTACGACCTGAGCTTCCAGAGGCCGGAACAGATCACGACGCGAGCCGCGATCGTGAACGTGTTCACATGCCCGTCCGACGAGCAGCAGACCTTCGTGAACAACGGCGGCAACGTCACGGACGTCAAGGGGAGCTATGGCGTCAACTGGGGCCAGAACACCTACGGCGATCAGGGCCTGCCTGCTCCCTTCGCGATCAACTACGGGGCGACCTTCGCCGACATCCGCGACGGCACCACCAACACGTTCTTGATGTCGGAGTTGATCCAGACGCCCCACCCGCTCGGCCAGCCGGTCGATGTCATCGACCGCCGCGGCCGAATCTGGAGCGAGCAGCCGTCGTCGCACCAGATCTCGACCCGGATTGGACCCAACAGCCTGGCCGGGGACTACGGCGCGTGCTGGGACCGGCCCGACCTGAAGGCCCCCTGCATCCGCAACCTCGGGCAAGGCCAGACGCATTACCTCGGCTCCCGCAGCTTCCACCCCGGCGGCGTCAACACGCTCTTCGGGGACGGCTCGGTGAGGTTCATCAAGGACTCGATCGACCTGCTCGTCTGGCGGGCGCTGAGCAGCCGGGCCGGCGGCGAGGTCATCAGCGGGGACCAGTTCTGA
- a CDS encoding sigma-54 interaction domain-containing protein, with the protein MERYATLLLEIWREVCRHIEIAESVERLAPLLARRVTADLVLVRRIDVPGGHVETVAMGHCRPGHADPRARSELTSEGVQRLLAWCHRRQVLRLAHRSRTAGPPGLLPEGLSGEILAGPLLAEEGPVGILLLTTSPPRHFRDEHSGLLTALLDPFTVALENDRRLRELTTLREAVEADNRSLLTKLGRLDISDSIVGAEAGLREVMEQVAQVAPSDAPVLILGETGSGKEVIARSVHTRSRRARGPFLRVNCGAIPPELVDSELFGHEVGSFTGAVGQRKGWFERADGGTLFLDEVGELTPAAQVRLLRVLQDGLIERVGGERSVPVDVRIVAATHRDLEAMVADGRFRQDLWYRIAVFPIRLPALRDRPSDIPALAAHFAMRSSKRLGMPPLAPTAADIGLLVTYPWPGNVRELAAVIERAAILGDGERLEIARALGAPRPPAPSPGPTTALPSRPDGEGDGFVSLEAAMARHIEAALVRARGRVEGRHGAAALLGINPHTLRSRMRKLGVDWKRLRREVGAAE; encoded by the coding sequence ATGGAGCGTTACGCGACCCTGCTGCTGGAGATCTGGCGGGAGGTCTGCCGTCACATCGAGATCGCCGAGTCGGTCGAACGCCTGGCGCCCCTGCTGGCCCGGCGTGTGACCGCGGATCTCGTGCTCGTGCGACGCATCGACGTGCCGGGCGGTCATGTCGAGACGGTGGCGATGGGCCATTGCCGCCCCGGCCACGCCGACCCGCGGGCCCGGAGCGAACTGACCTCCGAAGGCGTCCAGCGGCTGCTCGCGTGGTGCCATCGCCGACAGGTGCTCCGCCTGGCCCATCGTTCGAGGACGGCCGGCCCGCCTGGCCTGCTGCCCGAAGGGCTCTCCGGCGAGATCCTCGCCGGGCCGCTCCTCGCCGAGGAGGGCCCGGTGGGCATCCTGCTGCTGACCACATCGCCCCCCAGGCATTTCCGGGACGAGCATTCGGGTTTGCTCACCGCGTTGCTCGACCCCTTCACGGTCGCCCTGGAGAACGACCGGCGCCTCCGCGAACTGACGACCCTGCGCGAGGCGGTCGAGGCCGACAACCGTTCCTTGCTGACGAAGCTCGGCCGGCTCGACATCAGCGACTCGATCGTCGGGGCCGAGGCGGGGCTCCGCGAGGTCATGGAGCAGGTCGCCCAGGTCGCCCCGTCCGATGCCCCGGTCCTGATCCTCGGCGAGACGGGCTCGGGCAAGGAAGTCATCGCCCGGTCCGTGCACACCCGATCGCGGCGAGCCAGGGGGCCATTCCTGAGGGTCAACTGCGGGGCGATCCCGCCCGAGCTGGTCGATTCCGAGCTATTCGGCCACGAGGTCGGCAGCTTCACCGGGGCCGTCGGCCAGCGTAAGGGCTGGTTCGAGCGTGCCGACGGCGGGACGCTCTTCCTCGACGAGGTCGGCGAACTGACCCCGGCGGCCCAGGTCCGCCTGCTCAGGGTGCTGCAGGATGGCCTGATCGAGCGGGTCGGCGGGGAGCGATCGGTCCCGGTCGACGTCCGGATCGTCGCCGCGACCCACCGCGACCTGGAGGCGATGGTCGCCGACGGCCGGTTCCGCCAGGACCTCTGGTACCGGATCGCCGTCTTCCCGATCCGGCTGCCCGCGTTGCGCGACCGACCCTCGGACATCCCGGCCCTGGCGGCGCACTTCGCCATGCGCTCCTCGAAACGCCTGGGGATGCCGCCCCTGGCGCCGACGGCCGCGGACATCGGCCTCCTCGTGACCTACCCCTGGCCGGGCAACGTACGGGAGCTGGCCGCGGTGATCGAGCGCGCCGCGATCCTCGGAGACGGCGAGCGGCTGGAGATCGCCCGCGCCCTGGGCGCGCCCCGGCCACCCGCCCCGTCCCCCGGGCCGACGACCGCGCTCCCGTCGCGTCCCGACGGCGAAGGGGACGGGTTCGTGTCCCTGGAGGCGGCGATGGCCCGGCACATCGAGGCGGCCCTGGTCCGGGCCCGGGGCCGGGTCGAGGGCCGGCACGGGGCGGCGGCCCTGCTGGGGATCAATCCGCACACGCTACGCTCGCGGATGCGCAAGCTCGGCGTGGACTGGAAGCGTCTCCGCCGCGAGGTCGGGGCGGCCGAGTGA